The Rana temporaria chromosome 4, aRanTem1.1, whole genome shotgun sequence genome contains a region encoding:
- the CCDC167 gene encoding coiled-coil domain-containing protein 167, producing MGKKKREKISVAKEIDGMEDRLAACKDSLEDVDYKLRKPELTEEGRKSLEKEKNSLTNKKSHYEKELKSLRHENRKNMMLSVAILMFLVLVYYCWTM from the exons ATGGGgaaaaagaagagggagaagatcAGTGTGGCTAAAGAG ATAGACGGGATGGAGGACCGGCTGGCCGCCTGCAAGGACAGCCTGGAGGACGTGGACTACAAGCTACGTAAACCGGAGCTAACGGAGGAGGGGAG aaaatctttggaaaaagaaaagaattcTCTGACCAACAAGAAGTCTCATTATG AGAAAGAGCTGAAATCTCTGCGCCACGAGAATCGCAAGAATATGATGCTGTCCGTCGCCATCCTAATGTTCCTCGTGTTGGTGTATTACTGCTGGACCATGTGA